A region from the Lolium perenne isolate Kyuss_39 chromosome 4, Kyuss_2.0, whole genome shotgun sequence genome encodes:
- the LOC127297624 gene encoding uncharacterized protein, whose protein sequence is MHGSGEQSCRRDVSAWAGQYSRPRKVVHAVGDMVIAAGVETKMPDAVSSPQGMQARQLRSMLRTLHADFRATHKQAILVRCRLTRLLTSATEQPIHDGLIRANLGHIRPTWKAKTSSTMVKKKWPGHVLHWHTDISCAAWLI, encoded by the exons ATGCATGGTTCCGGCGAGCAGTCCTGCCGGCGAGACGTGTCGGCGTGGGCTGGACAGTACAGTCGGCCACGGAAGGTTGTTCATG CGGTGGGAGATATGGTGATTGCTGCAGGGGTGGAAACGAAGATGCCTGATGCAG TCAGCTCTCCGCAGGGCATGCAAGCAAGGCAGTTGCGATCAATGCTTCGGACGCTGCACGCAGATTTTAGAGCAACACACAAGCAAGCAATATTGGTCAGATGCAGACTGACGCGACTACTTACTTCAGCCACCGAGCAACCAATCCACGATGGGTTAATAAG GGCCAACCTGGGCCATATCCGGCCCACTTGGAAAGCAAAAACGTCATCCACAATG GTAAAGAAGAAATGGCCAGGCCATGTGCTCCATTGGCACACCGACATATCTTGTGCAGCCTGGCTTATCTAg